In the genome of Dyadobacter fermentans DSM 18053, the window CGAGAATCTCCCTCCCGATATTCCGTCATTGATTTCGCAGACCGGCCGGTTACGCATCTATCAACTGTCAATTGAGCACCAGATGAAACACCGATTTTTTATACTGTTCACGATGTTATCAGCTTCCCACGTATGGGCACAATCAATATCTCCCGGCGGGATATATGCCGCCAGCGCTTCCGGTTCCGCCAATGGGGTGAGCGTAACGTGGGTACTGGGGAATCTCAATACGTTTGCAGAACTGTCGGCACTGCCTGTCCGGCTGATCAGTTTCGAGGCCCGGCTTACCGCTTCCGGCCACGCCGAGCTGCAATGGAAAACAGCAGAAGAATTAAATAACCTGGGGTTCGAAATACAAAAATCAACCGATGCAAAAAAATGGGAATTGCTGGCTTGGGTAGACGGCGCGAAGAATAGCAACACGGCACAGAGTTACCGGTTTGTGGACGAGACATTTAACACAACCAGCTACTATCGCCTGCGCCAGGTAGACTTCGATGACTCCTACACATACAGCAAGATCATTTCCCTTATCCACGAAAAAGAAAGCCTCGACAGGTTCGTCGTTTACCCGAATCCTTCCAGGCAGAACAAAATAAGCCTTGTGCTACCAGAAAAAACTCAACGTGTATTCCTCTACGATCAGCTTGGGAACAAGCTGGTCCATATAGAATCGCCAGCGAGTGAGACTTCCATCTTGCTACCGAATCCGGGCTCTTTCATTATTCAGATAGAGACTCCCGTCGGCAGAAAAGGTGTAAGACACACTTTTCAGTGAGGGGTTAAGCTGCGGTTCACACAGAGGCCGCCAGTTCGGCGGTCTCTGTTTTTCAAACATCGAATAGGCAAACATTCAAGTCACACATTTATTCAAGCTGGTTTATGAGAAATGGATCATTAATGCTTTTCCGTGGCAGGATATATTTGATAGTTAAGCGAAGATGGTTTTATACCTCGCTGGGGAAGATGTTGTTTGCGGTTGTCTTTTTGCTGGGAGTTGCTACGACTGTTGCGTTCTCCCAAGTGCATAGGTCATTCAACTTTCAGGGTGTTGCAAGAAATGCCGACGGCAAAGTCATAGCTAACGGTTCTATTCAATTGCGATTTACTATTCATAGAGACGATCCGGCGGGTGAAGTTGTGTTCTCGGAAGAAAAAGAAGCGATCACAAATTCTTTCGGTTCTTTCGATACGTACATTGGGACTGGTGGATCACTGGCCGGAATAGACTGGGAACACGGGAATCTATTTTTACAAACAGAAATTAGTACGGGTCCAAATAACCCACCAGCTTTCGTTGATCTTGGCGTCACACGACTACGAAGTGTTCCCTACGCGCTCTACTCAATAGAAACAAAAAAATTGTCTAACTACAACCCTATGGTTCTACTAGGCGATCCATTAAAGGGTGATATATTTCCCACCGTGGGCACTGGTTCAAGGTTGATCTGGCATCCAAAAAAAGCGGCATTTAGAGTAGGATATGTTTCCAATGACTTTTGGGAAAACCCTCAAATTGGTGAAAATTCTTTTGCAGCAGGCAAAGATACATGGGCGGGAGGAAATGCCGCGATTGCACTTGGTCTTGGTACCATCGCAAAGGTCGCGAATTCGATCTCTGTGGGATCTTACAACGACAATTCAGACCCCATTCACAACACCAGCGAGGACAGACTTTTCGAAATTGGCAACGGTATTAATAACGCTAATCGCAGCAATGCCCTTACGGTTCTAAAAAACGGCAAAGTCGGGATTGGCCCAAATTCTAAGTCTCCGATGTACATTCTTGACATTGATAGCCCCCTTAGAATTAAACATAGCAACACAACGGCTCGGGTCTACTTTAACAACTCATCCGGTGTCGCAGAAAGCTTTGTAGGAATGGCAAATGATAATGAAATAGGTCTCTACTCCGGCGGGAAATGGTTGCTAGTCGCCAACAAAAACGGTACGGTCTACATGGATAACTACTACCTGACATCCGACAAAAGGCTTAAAACTGATTTCAAAAACCTGTCTGCCAGCTTAGCGAAAATATCGCAGTTACAGGGATATTCTTACCGATGGCTGGATACCACAAGAACTCAAACCTTGCAAACTGGCCTTATCGCCCAAGAGGTGGAAAAGTTGTTTCCTGAATTGGTCAATACAGACGACAATGGCTATAAGTCCATGAACTACAACGGACTTATTCCTCACCTGATCGAAGCAGTGAAGGAGTTGAAAGGCCAGACCGCACAGATTGCGGAGTTACGAAACGAATTGAACGAATTGAAAATGCTGACCGGACAAAAGAGCCCCAACGGCACAACGGCGGGAAGCGGCAAGAGCAAATAAATGTTTGAGGTACGGTTGTATTTAGACGGGGCTGCCGTGTGAGCAGTTCCCGTTTTTTTAAGTAAGGATAATATTTTATGAGGGTTAAGTGATTTGAACAGAGGCCGCCGCTTGGCGGTCTCTGTTTTTTTACCCGTCGAAATTTTCG includes:
- a CDS encoding T9SS type A sorting domain-containing protein yields the protein MKHRFFILFTMLSASHVWAQSISPGGIYAASASGSANGVSVTWVLGNLNTFAELSALPVRLISFEARLTASGHAELQWKTAEELNNLGFEIQKSTDAKKWELLAWVDGAKNSNTAQSYRFVDETFNTTSYYRLRQVDFDDSYTYSKIISLIHEKESLDRFVVYPNPSRQNKISLVLPEKTQRVFLYDQLGNKLVHIESPASETSILLPNPGSFIIQIETPVGRKGVRHTFQ
- a CDS encoding tail fiber domain-containing protein; this encodes MRNGSLMLFRGRIYLIVKRRWFYTSLGKMLFAVVFLLGVATTVAFSQVHRSFNFQGVARNADGKVIANGSIQLRFTIHRDDPAGEVVFSEEKEAITNSFGSFDTYIGTGGSLAGIDWEHGNLFLQTEISTGPNNPPAFVDLGVTRLRSVPYALYSIETKKLSNYNPMVLLGDPLKGDIFPTVGTGSRLIWHPKKAAFRVGYVSNDFWENPQIGENSFAAGKDTWAGGNAAIALGLGTIAKVANSISVGSYNDNSDPIHNTSEDRLFEIGNGINNANRSNALTVLKNGKVGIGPNSKSPMYILDIDSPLRIKHSNTTARVYFNNSSGVAESFVGMANDNEIGLYSGGKWLLVANKNGTVYMDNYYLTSDKRLKTDFKNLSASLAKISQLQGYSYRWLDTTRTQTLQTGLIAQEVEKLFPELVNTDDNGYKSMNYNGLIPHLIEAVKELKGQTAQIAELRNELNELKMLTGQKSPNGTTAGSGKSK